Proteins from a genomic interval of Anaerobaca lacustris:
- a CDS encoding family 16 glycoside hydrolase, which produces MSRRMKTAVVLAAAICICGIGVAGAEAKEQWRLGMQAYSFNRFTFSEAVDKTWALGMEYIEAYPGQKLSAEHGDAQFHHTMSPELRQAVKQMLQSKGIKLVNYGVVGLSNNEAECRKVFDFARDMGIETIVSEPPENAIELIDRLCQEYKIGVALHNHPEPSFYWNPDTVLRLVEGRSKWIGACADTGHWTRSGVDPVEAVRKLEGRIISLHFKDLTEFGNKRAHDVPWGTGKSKVREVLAELARQGFKGSFSIEYEHNWLNSMPEIAQCVTFFDKVAHELGVNQWQRIFNGTDLAGWDGDPRLWSVRDGVIRGETTPEKPTKGNTFLVYRDGILGDFELKIQFRIPSGNSGVQYRSKEMDKWRIGGYQAEVDNTQGTVGFLYHEAGRGWLVSVGDFMVIDEKGEKKVISNVNDQKALVETGYYREKDWNQYTIVCEGNHIKHFLNGYQTVELIDNDRLVNPFDPRDGKGASRTGLLALQLHAGPPMVVEFRDIRIRTLAGEVGDAVLVFNGQNLDEWTTNARSGKADLWAVGKARVSASDPKQLEKVEGTGEMINLAPKHGESQDIYSKAKFGDCRIEVEVMVPQGSNSGIYVMGEYEVQVLDSYGKAKMGSGDMGAIYGGHAPPFNASKKPGQWQQYVIEWRAPQFDGNGNKTKNAEFVKVELNGRVLHENLVMPQQTPGGLTGKESPTGPLMFQGNHGPVAYRNIVVKPLLK; this is translated from the coding sequence ATGAGTAGACGGATGAAGACAGCAGTGGTCCTGGCAGCGGCGATCTGTATCTGCGGCATCGGTGTCGCCGGCGCCGAGGCGAAGGAGCAATGGCGTCTCGGGATGCAGGCGTACAGCTTCAATCGGTTCACGTTTTCCGAAGCGGTGGACAAGACCTGGGCGCTGGGCATGGAGTACATCGAGGCCTATCCCGGTCAGAAGCTCAGCGCCGAGCATGGCGATGCCCAGTTCCACCACACCATGAGCCCGGAATTGCGGCAGGCAGTCAAGCAGATGCTTCAGAGCAAGGGCATCAAGCTGGTCAACTACGGCGTGGTCGGCCTGTCGAACAACGAGGCCGAATGCCGCAAGGTGTTCGATTTTGCCCGCGACATGGGGATCGAGACGATCGTCTCGGAACCGCCGGAGAACGCCATCGAGCTGATCGACAGGCTCTGCCAGGAGTACAAGATCGGCGTCGCCCTGCACAACCATCCGGAGCCCTCCTTCTACTGGAATCCGGACACGGTGCTGCGACTCGTCGAAGGGCGCAGCAAGTGGATCGGCGCCTGCGCCGACACCGGCCACTGGACCCGCTCGGGCGTGGACCCGGTCGAGGCCGTCAGGAAGCTCGAGGGGCGGATCATCAGTCTGCACTTCAAGGACCTCACCGAGTTTGGCAACAAGCGCGCCCATGATGTCCCCTGGGGCACGGGCAAGAGCAAGGTCCGAGAGGTCCTCGCGGAACTGGCGCGGCAGGGCTTCAAGGGCAGCTTCTCCATCGAGTACGAACACAACTGGCTCAACTCCATGCCGGAGATCGCCCAGTGCGTCACCTTCTTCGACAAAGTCGCCCACGAACTGGGCGTGAACCAGTGGCAGCGGATCTTCAACGGCACGGACTTGGCCGGCTGGGACGGCGATCCACGTCTGTGGTCGGTCCGCGACGGCGTCATCCGCGGCGAGACGACCCCGGAGAAGCCTACGAAGGGCAACACGTTCCTCGTCTATCGGGACGGCATCCTCGGCGATTTCGAGTTGAAGATCCAGTTCCGCATCCCCAGCGGCAACTCCGGCGTCCAGTATCGCAGCAAGGAGATGGACAAGTGGCGGATCGGCGGCTACCAGGCCGAGGTGGACAATACGCAGGGCACGGTCGGCTTCCTTTACCATGAGGCCGGTCGCGGCTGGCTCGTCAGCGTCGGGGACTTCATGGTCATCGACGAGAAGGGCGAGAAGAAGGTCATCAGCAACGTCAACGACCAGAAGGCCCTGGTCGAGACCGGCTACTACCGGGAGAAGGACTGGAACCAGTACACCATCGTCTGCGAGGGCAACCACATCAAGCACTTCCTCAACGGCTACCAGACCGTCGAGTTGATCGACAACGACCGTCTGGTCAATCCGTTCGATCCGCGGGACGGCAAGGGCGCCTCGCGGACCGGCCTGCTGGCCCTGCAACTTCACGCCGGCCCGCCGATGGTCGTGGAATTCCGGGACATTCGGATCAGGACGCTTGCCGGCGAGGTCGGCGATGCGGTGCTGGTCTTCAACGGCCAGAACCTCGATGAGTGGACCACGAACGCCCGCTCCGGCAAGGCGGACCTGTGGGCCGTCGGCAAGGCCAGGGTCTCTGCGAGCGATCCCAAGCAGTTGGAGAAGGTCGAAGGGACCGGCGAGATGATCAATCTGGCGCCCAAGCACGGGGAGAGCCAGGACATCTACTCGAAGGCCAAGTTCGGCGACTGCCGGATCGAGGTCGAGGTCATGGTGCCCCAAGGCTCCAACTCCGGCATCTACGTGATGGGCGAGTACGAGGTCCAGGTGCTCGACAGCTACGGCAAGGCGAAGATGGGCAGCGGGGACATGGGCGCGATCTACGGCGGCCATGCACCGCCGTTCAACGCCTCGAAAAAGCCGGGTCAGTGGCAGCAGTATGTGATCGAGTGGCGCGCCCCCCAGTTCGACGGCAACGGCAACAAGACGAAGAACGCCGAGTTCGTCAAGGTCGAGCTCAACGGCCGGGTGCTGCACGAGAACCTGGTGATGCCGCAGCAGACGCCGGGAGGCCTCACGGGCAAGGAATCCCCGACGGGCCCGCTGATGTTCCAGGGCAACCACGGGCCGGTGGCCTATCGCAACATCGTCGTGAAACCCTTGCTGAAATGA